From a region of the Calliphora vicina chromosome 4, idCalVici1.1, whole genome shotgun sequence genome:
- the LOC135957649 gene encoding uncharacterized protein LOC135957649, with protein sequence MAGQGTDSPIQVSDVQNIVSASVGLHQIQFMKEVDNKIQKALDDMKQLILSLPMANPAPMPTMLSPIDHGVPQTEPPRTFLEAQPSVYGQLATPPGQPTFQQPPPLIPAPNYVPIGPAAPRVVEASIQPPPVQTQYEQQQSLLQQQNPLPLIQQPAAWYSQVQQLLPQANPQTYSQQPAQRLNQSQTVLQSQNQLPYVQPQQFNQQQQLWPQPQPGPQANLRCQSDSQTRYPQDTWSRPAALQRPQQPPLNYNLAMSMPRPQESLDKFKLAKWGVKFDGTNKTMNVQEFIFRVGALRRDYSCSDDEILRTFHLLLEGPALDWYWDYRKMVHINTWEELEKALLAQYRRFEQEHEVQMKILNRRQLPQEAFDDFYNAVIKLRNQQQHPYAEEQLVEIMRGNLKPSLAQMMFSMRLKTLSEFGREVRRAENLIANQRQLYQRANVTHRVNELVCEDEDLSLIDLEIDGIRSTSHYTCWNCKVVGHSFVDCPEPINRQFCFRCGKDNVVAPKCPKCQGNRFRNPSQTGETRSTEV encoded by the coding sequence GAACATTGTGAGTGCCTCGGTTGGTTTACACCAAATACAATTTATGAAAGAGGTTGATAACAAAATACAGAAAGCGTTGGACGATATGAAGCAGCTTATATTGTCGTTGCCAATGGCTAACCCCGCTCCAATGCCAACAATGTTGTCCCCTATTGATCATGGAGTACCCCAAACCGAGCCACCAAGAACCTTTTTGGAGGCACAGCCGTCGGTTTATGGTCAATTAGCAACGCCACCTGGCCAGCCAACCTTTCAACAACCACCACCTTTGATTCCAGCTCCAAATTATGTGCCTATCGGTCCAGCAGCTCCCAGAGTAGTAGAAGCTAGTATCCAGCCGCCTCCGGTGCAAACACAATATGAGCAGCAACAGTCGCTACTTCAGCAGCAAAATCCCCTGCCGCTTATCCAGCAGCCGGCGGCCTGGTATAGTCAAGTGCAGCAACTTTTGCCGCAGGCAAACCCACAGACATATAGTCAGCAGCCAGCGCAACGACTTAACCAGTCACAAACAGTATTGCAATCACAAAACCAGTTACCATATGTTCAACCGCAGCAGTTCAATCAGCAGCAGCAATTATGGCCGCAGCCGCAGCCAGGTCCACAGGCTAATTTGCGATGTCAGAGTGATTCTCAAACTAGGTATCCACAGGATACTTGGTCCAGGCCCGCCGCTCTACAACGGCCACAGCAACCGCCTCTAAACTACAACTTGGCAATGTCCATGCCAAGACCTCAAGAGTCCTTGGACAAGTTTAAATTAGCTAAATGGGGCGTAAAGTTCGACGGTACGAATAAGACGATGAATGTTCAAGAATTCATATTTAGAGTTGGAGCTCTGAGAAGAGATTATAGTTGTTCCGATGATGAGATTCTGCGCACTTTCCATCTCCTTTTAGAAGGTCCCGCATTAGACTGGTATTGGGACTACCGGAAAATGGTCCATATTAATACCTGGGAGGAGCTGGAAAAAGCCCTGTTGGCCCAATACCGCCGGTTCGAGCAAGAGCATGAGGTTCAAATGAAAATCCTGAACCGACGGCAGCTGCCGCAGGAAGCTTTCGACGATTTTTATAACGCGGTCATCAAGCTCCGAAACCAGCAACAGCACCCATATGCGGAGGAGCAGTTGGTGGAGATCATGCGTGGTAATTTAAAACCATCATTGGCTCAAATGATGTTTTCAATGCGTCTTAAAACGTTGTCCGAGTTTGGTCGTGAAGTAAGGCGAGCAGAAAATTTGATAGCCAACCAAAGGCAACTATACCAGCGAGCTAATGTCACGCATCGTGTAAATGAACTGGTTTGTGAGGACGAGGATTTGTCTCTGATAGATTTGGAGATTGATGGTATTCGGTCTACAAGTCACTATACCTGCTGGAATTGCAAGGTCGTCGGTCATAGTTTTGTCGACTGTCCCGAGCCCATTAATAGACAGTTTTGTTTCCGGTGTGGAAAGGATAACGTGGTGGCTCCTAAATGTCCCAAATGTCAGGGAAACAGGTTCCGGAACCCGTCTCAAACTGGGGAGACGAGGTCGACCGAGGTTTAG